A section of the Marmota flaviventris isolate mMarFla1 chromosome 19, mMarFla1.hap1, whole genome shotgun sequence genome encodes:
- the Msrb1 gene encoding methionine-R-sulfoxide reductase B1, producing the protein MSFCSFFGNEVFQNHFEPGIYVCAKCGYELFSSHAKYAHSSPWPAFTETIHADSVAKRAEHNRPQALKVSCGRCGNGLGHEFLNDGPKPGQSRFUIFSSSMKFIPKGKESAASEGH; encoded by the exons ATGTCGTTCTGCAGCTTCTTCGGGAACGAGGTTTTCCAGAACCACTTTGAGCCAG GCATCTATGTGTGTGCCAAGTGTGGCTATGAGCTCTTCTCCAGCCATGCGAAGTACGCACACTCATCCCCATGGCCAGCATTCACTGAGACCATCCACGCTGACAGTGTGGCCAAGCGTGCGGAGCACAATCGACCTCAGGCCTTGAAG GTGTCCTGTGGCAGATGTGGCAATGGTTTGGGCCATGAATTCCTGAACGATGGCCCCAAGCCTGGGCAATCCCGATTCTGAATATTTAGTAGCTCGATGAAGTTCATCCCTAAAG GCAAAGAAAGTGCTGCCTCCGAGGGGCACTAG
- the Hs3st6 gene encoding heparan sulfate glucosamine 3-O-sulfotransferase 6, which translates to MAGSGGLGGGSGDGQGTGTGQGPPLRTPRALLALVALVLGAYCLCALLGHCPPAARAPALAPARIELTSLARRPGAPGLPVASGSGLRRFPQALIVGVKKGGTRALLEFLRLHPDVRALGSEPHFFDRCYDRGLAWYRSLMPRTLDGQITMEKTPSYFVTREAPRRIHSMSPDTKLIVVVRNPVTRAISDYAQTLSKTPGLPSFRALAFRHGLGPVDTAWSAIRIGLYAQHLENWLRYFPLSHFLFVSGERLVSDPAGEVGRVQDFLGLKRVVTDKHFYFNATKGFPCLKKAQGSSRPRCLGKSKGRPHPRVPQAVVQRLQDFYRPFNRKFYQMTSQDFGWD; encoded by the exons ATGGCAGGTAGCGGCGGCCTGGGCGGCGGGTCCGGGGACGGCCAGGGCACCGGGACCGGGCAGGGGCCCCCACTGAGGACGCCCCGAGCGCTGCTGGCGCTGGTGGCTCTGGTGCTCGGCGCCTACTGCCTCTGCGCCCTCCTCGGCCACTGCCCGCCAGCCGCCCGTGCCCCGGCCCTGGCCCCGGCGCGCATAGAGTTGACCAGTCTTGCCCGTCGCCCTGGAGCGCCAGGTCTGCCGGTGGCCAGCGGTTCGGGTCTCCGGCGCTTTCCGCAGGCGCTTATCGTGGGCGTGAAGAAGGGTGGCACGCGCGCCCTGCTCGAGTTTCTGCGGCTGCACCCGGACGTCCGCGCTCTGGGCTCGGAGCCCCACTTCTTCGATAGGTGCTATGATCGCGGACTCGCTTGGTATCG GAGCCTGATGCCACGTACCTTAGATGGCCAGATCACCATGGAGAAGACCCCCAGCTACTTTGTGACACGGGAGGCCCCCCGCCGCATCCACAGCATGTCCCCAGACACGAAGCTGATCGTGGTGGTGCGGAACCCAGTGACCAGGGCCATCTCTGACTACGCCCAGACACTCTCCAAGACCCCCGGCCTGCCCAGCTTCCGTGCCTTGGCCTTCCGCCATGGCCTGGGCCCCGTGGACACGGCCTGGAGCGCCATTCGCATTGGCCTCTATGCTCAGCACTTGGAGAACTGGCTGCGCTACTTCCCTTTgtcccattttctttttgtcagtGGTGAGCGCCTGGTCAGCGATCCAGCAGGAGAGGTCGGGCGCGTGCAGGATTTCCTGGGCCTCAAACGGGTTGTCACGGACAAGCATTTCTACTTCAATGCCACCAAGGGCTTCCCTTGCCTCAAGAAGGCCCAGGGTAGCAGCCGCCCCCGCTGCCTGGGCAAGTCCAAGGGCAGGCCCCACCCCCGTGTGCCTCAGGCTGTGGTCCAGCGCCTACAGGACTTCTACCGGCCCTTCAACCGCAAGTTCTACCAGATGACCAGCCAGGACTTTGGCTGGGACTGA